The following are from one region of the Phycisphaeraceae bacterium genome:
- a CDS encoding small basic protein: protein MSLHRSLKTSGSLAQHRNVLTRDERIARLKETKGFDPKTKPVLGLLKTANRKGKVG from the coding sequence ATGAGTCTCCACCGCAGTCTCAAGACATCCGGCAGCCTGGCGCAGCACCGCAATGTTCTCACTCGCGACGAGCGCATCGCTCGTCTCAAGGAGACCAAGGGCTTCGACCCCAAGACCAAGCCCGTTCTCGGTCTGCTGAAGACCGCGAACCGCAAGGGCAAGGTCGGCTAA
- a CDS encoding VOC family protein yields MSETPAPSFGTAGWMDLTVPNADEVRAFYERVLGWKSHPLDMGGYSDFVMMPPLGGEKPVGGVCHARGANADLPPVWMVYFLVEDIDASLREVEALGGKALTPVKSMGPSRYCVIRDPGGAACALYQP; encoded by the coding sequence ATGAGCGAGACCCCTGCGCCGAGCTTCGGAACCGCCGGCTGGATGGACCTGACGGTCCCCAACGCCGACGAGGTGCGCGCGTTCTACGAGCGCGTGCTGGGCTGGAAGAGCCACCCGCTCGACATGGGCGGCTACAGCGACTTTGTCATGATGCCGCCTCTTGGGGGAGAGAAGCCCGTCGGGGGCGTCTGCCACGCGCGAGGGGCCAACGCCGACCTGCCCCCGGTGTGGATGGTGTACTTCCTGGTCGAGGACATCGACGCGAGTCTGCGCGAGGTCGAGGCGCTGGGAGGCAAAGCGCTCACGCCGGTGAAGTCGATGGGCCCGTCGCGCTACTGCGTCATCCGCGACCCGGGCGGGGCGGCGTGCGCGCTGTATCAGCCGTGA
- the gap gene encoding type I glyceraldehyde-3-phosphate dehydrogenase has product MAIRVGINGFGRIGRLVYRIAHQQGIEVVAINDLVPSDNLSYLLKYDTVHGRFKAQVSHDENNIIVDGKKTKCLSMKDPAQLGWGDMGVDYVLESTGLFTDFDGASKHLQAGAKRVVISAPTKSDDKIKTYAYKVNHEQYDPSKEKIISNASCTTNCLAPIAKVIHDLCGIESGLMSTIHAVTATQPTQDGPSRKDLRGGRNGYMNIIPASTGAAKAVGLCLPPLKGKLTGMSFRVPTADVSCVDLTFRPERATSLAEVKKAMKAAADGPMKGVLAYTEEPVVSSDFIGDPHSSIFDADACIELNDRFLKVVSWYDNEFGYASRCVDMLKFLASREG; this is encoded by the coding sequence ATGGCGATCCGCGTCGGCATCAACGGGTTCGGCCGCATCGGTCGACTGGTCTATCGCATCGCGCACCAGCAGGGGATCGAGGTCGTCGCGATCAACGACCTGGTGCCCTCGGACAACCTCTCGTACCTCCTCAAGTACGACACCGTCCACGGGCGCTTCAAGGCCCAGGTCTCCCACGACGAGAACAACATCATCGTCGACGGCAAGAAGACCAAGTGCCTCAGCATGAAGGACCCCGCCCAGCTCGGCTGGGGCGACATGGGCGTCGACTATGTGCTCGAGTCCACCGGCCTCTTCACCGACTTCGACGGCGCCAGCAAGCACCTCCAGGCCGGCGCCAAGCGCGTCGTCATCTCGGCGCCCACCAAGAGCGACGACAAGATCAAGACCTACGCCTACAAGGTCAACCACGAGCAGTACGACCCGTCCAAAGAGAAGATCATCAGCAACGCCAGTTGCACCACCAACTGCCTCGCGCCCATCGCCAAGGTTATCCACGACCTCTGCGGCATCGAGAGCGGGCTGATGAGCACCATCCACGCCGTCACCGCGACCCAACCCACGCAGGACGGCCCCTCGCGCAAGGACCTGCGCGGCGGGCGCAACGGCTACATGAACATCATCCCGGCCAGCACCGGCGCCGCCAAGGCGGTCGGGCTCTGCCTGCCCCCCCTCAAGGGCAAACTCACCGGCATGTCGTTCCGCGTGCCGACGGCCGATGTCTCGTGCGTCGACCTGACCTTCCGCCCCGAGCGCGCGACGAGTCTGGCTGAGGTGAAGAAGGCGATGAAGGCCGCGGCGGACGGCCCGATGAAGGGCGTGCTCGCGTACACCGAAGAGCCGGTGGTGAGCAGCGACTTCATCGGCGACCCGCACAGCAGCATCTTCGACGCCGACGCGTGCATCGAACTCAACGACCGCTTCCTGAAAGTCGTGTCGTGGTACGACAACGAGTTCGGCTACGCGTCGCGCTGCGTGGACATGCTGAAGTTCCTGGCGTCGCGCGAGGGCTGA
- the fsa gene encoding fructose-6-phosphate aldolase — protein MELYIDTANLDEIKEAHSMGVLDGVTTNPSLIAKEKIDYGKRLAEICELVEGPVSAEVIATEFKAMVKEGLERAKIAENIVVKLPSTVDGLKACKHLTDEGIPTNMTLCFQPMQAMLVAKAGAFLVSPFIGRLDDISEDGMDLIARIRAIYDNFGFDTKILAASIRSPKHVVECALAGADVATIPFSVIKQLMSHPLTDSGLEKFLADYKKAFGG, from the coding sequence ATGGAACTCTACATCGACACCGCCAACCTCGATGAGATCAAAGAGGCCCACTCCATGGGCGTCCTCGACGGCGTGACGACCAACCCCTCGCTCATCGCGAAGGAGAAGATCGACTACGGCAAGCGCCTCGCCGAGATCTGCGAGCTCGTCGAGGGCCCGGTCTCCGCCGAGGTCATCGCCACCGAGTTCAAGGCGATGGTCAAGGAAGGCCTCGAGCGCGCGAAGATCGCCGAGAACATCGTCGTGAAGCTCCCCAGCACCGTCGACGGGCTGAAGGCCTGCAAGCACCTGACCGACGAGGGCATCCCGACGAACATGACGCTGTGCTTCCAGCCGATGCAGGCGATGCTCGTCGCCAAGGCCGGCGCGTTCCTCGTGTCGCCCTTCATCGGGCGCCTCGATGACATCTCCGAGGACGGCATGGACCTCATCGCGCGCATCCGCGCGATCTACGACAACTTCGGCTTCGACACCAAGATCCTCGCCGCCTCGATCCGCAGCCCCAAGCACGTCGTCGAGTGCGCGCTGGCGGGCGCCGATGTCGCCACGATCCCCTTCTCGGTCATCAAGCAGTTGATGAGCCACCCGCTCACCGATTCCGGCCTCGAGAAGTTCCTCGCCGACTACAAGAAGGCGTTCGGCGGGTGA
- a CDS encoding FliM/FliN family flagellar motor switch protein, giving the protein MPSELKSILKLEVPVIVEIGKRQMSVGEVISLAPGAIIELPKPAEDELELLVNNKTIGTGVAVKVGENFGIKIAFIGPLAERIKALGAPKPKSEEPASDDEAAALAEALLAGQ; this is encoded by the coding sequence ATGCCCTCGGAACTGAAGTCCATCCTGAAGCTCGAGGTGCCGGTGATCGTCGAGATCGGCAAGCGCCAGATGTCGGTGGGCGAGGTGATCTCGCTCGCCCCCGGCGCGATCATCGAGCTCCCCAAGCCGGCGGAGGACGAGCTGGAACTGCTCGTCAACAACAAGACCATCGGCACCGGCGTCGCGGTGAAGGTCGGCGAGAACTTCGGCATCAAGATCGCGTTCATCGGCCCCCTCGCCGAGCGCATCAAGGCGCTGGGCGCCCCCAAGCCCAAGTCCGAGGAACCCGCCTCCGACGACGAGGCCGCGGCCCTCGCCGAAGCGCTGCTCGCAGGGCAGTAA
- the acpS gene encoding holo-ACP synthase → MFDPVSKGTWVVGHGVDLAEVARIERAVGAHADRFLERVFTPGERAYADASGKRRFERLAARFAAKEAAFKAVGTGWRSGIAWTDAEVVVEPSGRPTLVVTGELDRFARQACRDAGGSEPVWAVSLSHTGVVAIASAILMTR, encoded by the coding sequence GTGTTTGATCCTGTATCCAAGGGAACGTGGGTGGTTGGTCATGGCGTCGATCTCGCCGAGGTCGCTCGGATCGAGCGCGCCGTGGGCGCACACGCGGACCGCTTCCTGGAGCGCGTCTTCACGCCCGGGGAGCGCGCGTACGCCGACGCGTCGGGCAAGCGCCGGTTCGAGCGCCTCGCGGCCCGGTTCGCGGCGAAAGAGGCGGCGTTCAAGGCCGTCGGAACCGGCTGGCGAAGCGGGATCGCGTGGACCGACGCCGAGGTGGTGGTGGAGCCGAGCGGGCGTCCGACGCTGGTGGTGACCGGGGAACTGGACCGCTTCGCGCGTCAGGCCTGCCGCGATGCGGGGGGATCTGAGCCGGTGTGGGCTGTCTCGCTGAGCCACACCGGCGTTGTGGCGATCGCATCGGCGATTCTGATGACCCGGTGA
- a CDS encoding aminotransferase class I/II-fold pyridoxal phosphate-dependent enzyme, whose translation MQAIISDRAKGVDASGIRRVFELGAKLKDPINLSIGQPDFPVPDAIKRAAIDAIEQDRNGYTLTQGIPALLEKIRDDAHAHLGWPAQTSPGSAAMVADGFGAMVTAGTSGGLMLASMAMLDPGDEYIVPDPYFVLYPNMGKLLGAKPVFCDTYPDFKMTAQRVEPLITKKTKFVLSCSPGNPTGVTMTQQECDDLAELCARRGVVLISDEIYDSFVFPEVGSTELPGRAPSAARVTERVAKPWESVLVVRGFGKNYGATGWRMGYVMGPSALVEQMAKMQQYTYVCAPSMAQWGCVAAFGADISAVLRGYVRRRDTVVKALGDLTELAIPSGAFYAFVKVPPSLGMTATQFVEKAIERRVLIIPGGVFSRRDTHFRLSFAAPEAKLQEGLAILAELMRG comes from the coding sequence CTGCAGGCAATCATCAGCGATCGGGCGAAGGGCGTCGACGCGTCGGGCATCCGGCGCGTGTTCGAACTGGGCGCGAAACTCAAGGACCCGATCAACCTCTCGATCGGCCAGCCCGACTTCCCGGTGCCCGACGCGATCAAGCGGGCCGCGATCGACGCGATCGAGCAGGACCGCAACGGGTACACCCTCACCCAGGGCATCCCGGCGCTGCTCGAGAAGATCCGCGACGACGCGCACGCCCATCTGGGCTGGCCCGCGCAGACCTCGCCCGGTTCCGCCGCGATGGTCGCCGACGGCTTCGGCGCGATGGTCACCGCCGGCACGAGCGGCGGGCTCATGCTCGCGTCGATGGCGATGCTCGACCCGGGCGACGAGTACATCGTTCCCGACCCCTATTTCGTGCTCTATCCCAACATGGGCAAGCTCCTCGGCGCCAAGCCCGTGTTCTGCGACACCTACCCCGATTTCAAGATGACGGCGCAGCGCGTCGAGCCGCTGATCACGAAGAAGACCAAGTTCGTCCTCTCCTGCTCGCCCGGCAACCCCACCGGCGTCACCATGACCCAGCAGGAATGCGACGACCTCGCCGAGCTGTGCGCGCGCAGGGGCGTGGTGCTCATCAGCGACGAGATCTACGACAGTTTCGTGTTCCCCGAGGTGGGATCGACGGAGCTGCCCGGACGCGCGCCCAGCGCGGCGCGCGTGACCGAGCGCGTCGCGAAGCCCTGGGAGAGCGTGCTCGTCGTGCGCGGTTTCGGGAAGAACTACGGCGCCACGGGCTGGCGCATGGGCTATGTCATGGGCCCGTCGGCGCTCGTCGAGCAGATGGCGAAGATGCAGCAGTACACCTATGTGTGCGCGCCGAGCATGGCGCAGTGGGGCTGCGTCGCCGCGTTCGGGGCCGACATCAGCGCCGTGCTGCGCGGCTATGTGCGCCGGCGCGACACCGTCGTCAAGGCGCTGGGCGATCTGACCGAACTCGCGATCCCCTCCGGCGCGTTCTACGCGTTCGTGAAGGTCCCGCCCTCGCTGGGCATGACGGCGACGCAGTTCGTCGAGAAGGCGATCGAGCGGCGCGTGCTCATCATCCCCGGCGGGGTGTTCAGCAGGCGCGACACGCACTTCCGCCTGTCCTTCGCGGCGCCCGAAGCGAAACTCCAGGAAGGTCTCGCGATCCTCGCCGAACTCATGCGCGGATAA
- a CDS encoding RidA family protein, with the protein MTQLPQPPLAVLPSKRLADLGISLASPARPVAAYVPARRVGDLLYISGQIPLLDGKLLAQGAVPGQVSVDEALSCARRCAINGLAAAHAFLMNEGGVDAIASVVRVGCWVACEPGFPDQPRIANAASELLIEVFGDAGRHVRAAVGSIALPLNSPVEIEFLFEIRRPPQ; encoded by the coding sequence ATGACGCAACTGCCCCAGCCGCCCCTTGCCGTCCTGCCTTCCAAGCGCTTGGCGGATCTGGGGATATCGCTCGCCTCCCCGGCCCGCCCGGTGGCGGCGTACGTCCCGGCCCGGCGCGTGGGCGACCTGCTCTACATCTCCGGACAGATCCCTCTGCTGGACGGGAAGCTGCTCGCCCAGGGCGCCGTCCCCGGGCAGGTCAGCGTCGACGAGGCCCTGTCCTGCGCCCGGCGCTGCGCGATCAACGGGCTCGCCGCCGCCCACGCGTTCCTGATGAACGAGGGCGGCGTCGACGCGATCGCCAGCGTGGTGCGCGTGGGGTGCTGGGTCGCGTGCGAGCCGGGCTTCCCCGACCAGCCCCGGATCGCCAACGCCGCCAGCGAACTGCTCATCGAAGTCTTCGGCGATGCGGGGCGTCACGTGCGCGCGGCGGTGGGGTCGATCGCCCTGCCGCTCAACTCGCCGGTCGAGATCGAGTTCCTCTTCGAGATCCGTCGCCCCCCACAGTGA
- a CDS encoding S41 family peptidase: MSARHIAAGAIGGFLGMGAAVVVGALAGAADAPRQAGDRYKWFDPIVDVQSLIASRFVDEPDMEAMQRAALDAMIQALGDRYSEFIPAAMVAEFDKNTRGTYVGIGAEVRMQDCWLVIASPLEDSPAFKAGLMPEDRIKAINGESTCDLSLTECIARLTGEPNTPVTITVDRSGETFDLTIVRQKIETPTVKGVRYAGDGWDFFIDPTRKIAYLRLTQFSMASSRDLADTLRGLTKEGLNGLVLDLRFNPGGLLGAAIEISDLFLTEGVIVSTKGRSYSEQRAVARRQGTLPDFPMVVLINRNSASASEIVAGALSDNGRAIVVGERSFGKGSVQEVIPLPSGAGHLKLTEKYYYLPSGRSLHRKDDSTEWGVDPTEGFFVPMTDDEWREMTRLRRESEIIRVGNNGNAEDRWSDPAWILERLKDKQLAAAVEALQIKIDTGAWKPTGQQGDDGTLATEELRRNNEYRERLLRELARLDRQSATLGAAAGEGAGEAAATRRVVPEGAELEGGAIDIFDAQGKKITTLRITGNDLNRWLFDAPVEPVKKDGE; the protein is encoded by the coding sequence ATGAGCGCACGGCACATCGCGGCGGGAGCAATCGGCGGGTTTCTGGGCATGGGGGCGGCGGTGGTGGTCGGCGCCCTCGCCGGGGCGGCCGACGCGCCGCGCCAGGCCGGCGACCGCTACAAGTGGTTCGACCCCATCGTCGATGTCCAGTCCCTCATCGCCTCGCGCTTTGTCGACGAGCCCGACATGGAGGCCATGCAGCGCGCCGCCCTCGACGCCATGATCCAGGCGCTCGGCGACCGCTACAGCGAATTCATCCCCGCCGCCATGGTCGCCGAGTTCGACAAGAACACCCGCGGCACGTATGTCGGCATCGGCGCCGAGGTCCGCATGCAGGACTGCTGGCTCGTCATCGCCAGCCCGCTCGAAGACTCCCCCGCCTTCAAGGCCGGGCTCATGCCCGAAGACCGCATCAAGGCCATCAACGGCGAGAGCACCTGCGACCTCTCCCTCACCGAGTGCATCGCGCGCCTCACCGGTGAGCCCAACACCCCGGTCACCATCACCGTCGACCGATCGGGCGAGACCTTCGACCTCACCATCGTGCGCCAGAAGATCGAGACCCCCACCGTCAAGGGCGTGCGCTACGCCGGCGACGGCTGGGACTTCTTCATCGACCCCACGCGCAAGATCGCGTACCTCCGGCTGACGCAGTTCAGCATGGCGTCGTCGCGCGACCTCGCCGACACGCTGCGCGGGCTGACGAAAGAGGGCCTGAACGGGCTGGTGCTCGACCTGCGCTTCAACCCCGGCGGGCTGCTTGGCGCCGCGATCGAGATCTCCGACCTGTTCCTCACCGAGGGCGTGATCGTTTCGACGAAGGGGCGCTCCTACTCGGAGCAGCGCGCCGTGGCGCGCCGCCAGGGCACGCTGCCCGACTTCCCGATGGTCGTGCTGATCAACCGCAACAGCGCGTCGGCCAGCGAGATCGTCGCAGGCGCGCTCTCCGACAACGGGCGCGCCATCGTCGTGGGCGAGCGCAGCTTCGGCAAGGGCTCGGTGCAGGAGGTCATCCCCCTGCCCAGCGGCGCCGGGCACCTCAAACTCACCGAGAAGTACTACTACCTCCCCAGCGGGCGCAGTCTCCATCGCAAGGACGACTCCACCGAGTGGGGCGTCGACCCGACCGAGGGCTTCTTCGTCCCCATGACCGACGACGAGTGGCGCGAGATGACCCGCCTCCGGCGCGAGTCGGAGATCATCCGCGTGGGGAATAACGGGAACGCCGAGGACCGCTGGTCCGACCCGGCGTGGATCCTCGAGCGCCTGAAGGACAAGCAACTCGCGGCCGCCGTCGAGGCCCTGCAGATCAAGATCGACACCGGCGCGTGGAAGCCCACCGGCCAGCAGGGCGACGACGGCACGCTCGCGACCGAGGAACTCCGCCGCAACAACGAGTACCGCGAGCGCCTGCTGCGCGAACTCGCGCGTCTGGACCGCCAGAGCGCGACGCTCGGCGCCGCCGCGGGCGAGGGCGCGGGCGAAGCCGCCGCCACCAGGCGCGTGGTCCCCGAGGGCGCCGAACTCGAAGGCGGCGCGATCGACATCTTCGACGCGCAGGGCAAGAAGATCACCACGCTGCGCATCACCGGCAACGACCTCAACCGCTGGCTGTTCGACGCCCCCGTCGAGCCCGTGAAGAAGGACGGCGAATGA
- a CDS encoding redoxin domain-containing protein, whose product MRHLPAAVALCAFATASALVAQDAPRPMPFPQVVNLPLLWPGEATINTELSDGVNEIKKGDVLKVHSLEPQGVVVVMPDGELMMLQHDWTDVGARAATIAQKLPEDMRRLTVADLAKRDDLFPERLAVTTVIDFTDGRSVPVGTEFVPGRIVAVRGGATMFGIHADMPESGEIQRTYFDISYTDFVDRIRDTVLNHPEKIGTRFTGAMKGNLVNAAGEPVELSETAEYFLVFHGAGWCGWCKRIMPDVMKFYEENAAQRDRFEIIYVSADKSKGEMLAYMQDAKMPWPALAYDKREQTAPVIAMTDGGTPHMLLVARDGRLLHHGEPIGAKGATAVMQALKRELAKKK is encoded by the coding sequence ATGCGTCATCTGCCCGCCGCCGTCGCGCTCTGCGCGTTCGCCACCGCCTCCGCGCTCGTCGCCCAAGACGCGCCCCGCCCGATGCCTTTCCCCCAGGTCGTCAACCTGCCCCTGCTCTGGCCGGGCGAGGCGACCATCAACACCGAACTCTCCGACGGCGTGAACGAGATCAAGAAGGGCGATGTCCTCAAGGTCCACTCCCTCGAGCCCCAGGGCGTCGTCGTCGTCATGCCCGACGGCGAGCTGATGATGCTCCAGCACGACTGGACCGATGTCGGCGCGCGTGCCGCCACGATCGCGCAGAAACTCCCCGAGGACATGCGCCGGCTCACCGTCGCCGACCTCGCCAAGCGCGACGACCTGTTCCCCGAGCGCCTCGCCGTCACCACGGTCATTGATTTCACCGACGGGCGCTCCGTCCCCGTCGGGACCGAGTTCGTCCCCGGGCGCATCGTCGCGGTCCGCGGCGGCGCCACCATGTTCGGCATCCACGCCGACATGCCCGAGAGCGGCGAGATCCAGCGCACCTACTTCGATATCTCCTACACCGACTTCGTCGACCGCATCCGCGACACCGTGCTCAACCACCCCGAGAAGATCGGCACGCGGTTCACCGGCGCGATGAAGGGCAACCTCGTCAACGCCGCCGGCGAGCCGGTCGAACTCAGCGAAACCGCCGAGTATTTCCTCGTCTTCCACGGCGCCGGCTGGTGCGGGTGGTGCAAGCGCATCATGCCCGATGTCATGAAGTTCTACGAAGAGAACGCCGCCCAGCGCGACCGCTTCGAGATCATCTATGTCAGCGCCGACAAGAGCAAGGGCGAGATGCTCGCCTACATGCAGGACGCCAAGATGCCCTGGCCCGCCCTCGCCTACGACAAGCGCGAGCAGACAGCCCCCGTCATCGCGATGACCGACGGCGGCACGCCCCACATGCTCCTGGTCGCGCGCGACGGGCGACTCCTCCACCACGGCGAACCCATCGGCGCGAAGGGCGCGACGGCGGTCATGCAGGCGCTGAAGCGGGAATTGGCGAAGAAGAAGTAA
- a CDS encoding IS110 family transposase: MEKTSVYVGLDYHQSFIRVCVVDAAGRALYNRPCGNHWREVVEAVSGRGAVAGVAIEACCGAADLADELVEHAGWSVALAHPGYVARMKQSPDKSDMADARVLAELTRVGWLPRVWLAPAPIRELRRLVGLRQTLIDQRRAARLRLRALLRDLRRRPAGVRTRPWSRAWLAWVDTLDLDDASRLVLDECLAQIAFFTQRLTRVEHALEGRTHNDPVVRRLREMPGVGPVTAWVLRAHVGRFDRFRSGKQLARFCSLCPRNASSGDRVADSGLIRAGDPTLRSTLIELGHRLVRCDQRWGSLAARLRRAGKHPCVIAAAVANRFVRWLHHQMQEPTMT; encoded by the coding sequence ATGGAGAAGACCTCAGTGTATGTGGGACTGGACTATCACCAGTCGTTCATCCGTGTGTGCGTGGTCGACGCCGCCGGCCGCGCCCTGTACAACCGGCCCTGCGGCAACCACTGGCGTGAGGTGGTCGAGGCCGTCTCGGGACGCGGGGCGGTGGCCGGCGTGGCCATCGAGGCCTGCTGCGGCGCAGCCGACCTGGCCGACGAGCTCGTCGAGCACGCCGGCTGGAGCGTGGCCCTGGCGCACCCGGGCTATGTCGCACGCATGAAGCAGAGCCCCGACAAGAGCGACATGGCCGACGCACGCGTGCTCGCCGAGCTCACCCGCGTGGGCTGGCTCCCGCGTGTCTGGCTCGCGCCCGCCCCGATCCGCGAGCTGCGTCGGCTCGTGGGGCTGCGTCAGACCCTGATCGATCAGCGACGCGCCGCGAGGCTCCGTCTGCGCGCGTTGCTCCGCGACCTGCGCCGGCGACCCGCGGGCGTGCGGACGCGTCCCTGGTCCCGCGCCTGGCTGGCGTGGGTCGACACGCTGGACCTGGACGACGCGTCGCGTCTGGTGCTCGACGAGTGTCTTGCTCAGATCGCCTTCTTCACTCAGCGGCTGACGCGTGTCGAGCACGCGTTGGAGGGGCGCACCCACAACGACCCGGTCGTGCGTCGCCTGCGTGAGATGCCCGGCGTGGGCCCGGTCACCGCGTGGGTGCTGCGCGCCCATGTCGGACGCTTCGACCGATTCCGCAGCGGCAAGCAGCTCGCGCGGTTCTGCAGCCTGTGCCCGCGCAACGCCTCCAGCGGCGATCGCGTGGCCGACTCGGGCCTGATCCGCGCCGGCGACCCGACGCTGCGCTCCACGCTCATCGAGCTGGGCCATCGGCTCGTCCGCTGCGACCAACGCTGGGGATCCCTGGCCGCGCGTCTGCGTCGGGCGGGCAAGCACCCCTGCGTGATCGCCGCCGCCGTGGCCAACCGCTTCGTGCGCTGGCTCCACCACCAGATGCAGGAGCCCACCATGACCTGA
- a CDS encoding serine/threonine protein kinase, giving the protein MAERPTQPDDKPLRMAGEPKAPSSTSAPSGAGMSRAPGASAEASRSGSGSAGAGGSDSILARLVVEQNFATSDEVKAAQREHLAAIQAKVAAGEPEPAKTSLGTILVAKQIITARQLDRLRAQVDAERSGQAIPGYSILGKLGAGAMATVFKARQLSLDRLVAIKVLPRKFSSNPDFIDRFYAEGRAAAQLNHPNIVQAYDVGKAGEFHYFVMEYVEGATVYDQIVQRKRFTEADALDIIIQVAEALEHAHAKGLIHRDVKPKNVMISKEGVVKLADMGLARAISDREAAEAEAGKAFGTPYYISPEQVRGEVHVDQRADIYSLGATLYHMLTGRVPFEGKDPSDVMRAHLRSPLTSPDHINPRLTPDVSEVIEMMMAKRPEDRYQNVSDLLTDLKAVRKGDKPVHAHKVLSGAPETLSAVLQQVQMAESEIQRDKTRAPSPFSHPVVQVILLVALASIALNIVLLVTS; this is encoded by the coding sequence ATGGCCGAGCGACCGACACAACCCGACGACAAGCCCCTGCGCATGGCGGGAGAGCCGAAGGCGCCCTCGTCGACGAGCGCGCCGAGCGGCGCGGGCATGTCGCGCGCGCCCGGCGCGAGCGCCGAGGCGAGCCGATCCGGTTCGGGCTCCGCGGGCGCCGGCGGCTCCGACAGCATCCTCGCGCGTCTCGTGGTCGAGCAGAACTTCGCGACCTCCGACGAGGTGAAGGCCGCCCAGCGCGAGCACCTCGCGGCGATCCAGGCCAAGGTCGCCGCCGGCGAGCCCGAGCCCGCGAAGACCTCGCTGGGCACGATCCTCGTCGCGAAGCAGATCATCACGGCGCGCCAGCTCGACCGCCTGCGCGCGCAGGTCGACGCCGAGCGCAGCGGGCAGGCGATCCCCGGGTACTCGATCCTGGGCAAGCTGGGCGCCGGCGCGATGGCGACGGTGTTCAAGGCGCGCCAGCTCTCGCTCGACCGTCTCGTCGCGATCAAGGTGCTGCCGCGCAAGTTCTCGAGCAACCCCGACTTCATCGACCGCTTCTACGCCGAGGGGCGAGCGGCGGCGCAGCTGAACCACCCCAACATCGTGCAGGCGTACGACGTCGGCAAGGCCGGCGAATTCCACTACTTCGTCATGGAGTACGTGGAAGGCGCGACGGTTTACGACCAGATCGTGCAGCGCAAACGCTTCACCGAGGCCGACGCGCTCGACATCATCATCCAGGTCGCCGAGGCGCTCGAGCACGCCCACGCGAAGGGCCTCATCCACCGCGATGTGAAGCCCAAGAACGTGATGATCTCGAAGGAAGGCGTGGTCAAACTCGCCGACATGGGCCTGGCCCGCGCGATCTCTGATCGTGAAGCCGCCGAGGCGGAAGCCGGCAAGGCCTTCGGCACGCCCTACTACATCTCGCCCGAGCAGGTGCGAGGCGAGGTGCACGTCGACCAGCGCGCCGACATCTACTCGCTCGGCGCGACGCTTTACCACATGCTCACCGGTCGCGTGCCCTTCGAGGGCAAGGACCCAAGCGACGTGATGCGCGCGCACCTCAGGTCGCCGCTGACCTCGCCCGACCACATCAACCCGCGACTGACCCCGGACGTCAGCGAGGTCATCGAGATGATGATGGCCAAGCGCCCCGAGGACCGCTACCAGAACGTCAGCGACCTGCTGACCGACCTGAAGGCGGTCCGCAAGGGCGACAAGCCGGTCCACGCGCACAAGGTGCTCTCGGGCGCGCCCGAGACGCTCTCGGCGGTGCTCCAGCAGGTGCAGATGGCCGAGTCGGAGATCCAGCGCGACAAGACCCGCGCGCCCTCGCCCTTCTCGCACCCGGTCGTGCAGGTCATCCTGCTCGTCGCCCTCGCGAGCATCGCGCTCAACATCGTGCTGCTGGTCACTTCCTGA